The sequence GTAATCTCGATGGTGGCGATGCTTGTGGCGTTGTTTCTTCTCCCTGTCTTCGTCAGAGTCATCATCACCCTGCCAATTTATCAGATAAAATCAATGGAAGCTGAATAAAACTTTAGGTTGATGCTACCGAATACAGATAAGCGAACTAAAAGTACAAAACTGAGTTACATTCCATTGTAGTCATGCCATTCAAAAATAAGGAAGAGTAATCAGGTACTTACATATTTCTTGCGACCATAACCTTCATCATCATTGTCACACCTCCCATAGCTGGGTTTTCTGTAGTCCTCTTCCTCAGACCTTCCATAACTAGGCCTCTCAAATGATGTCCCGTACCCTTCGCTTTCCGTTGTGTCGTAGCTTGAACGCCCATAACTGGTTGATTTCCCTCCGTAGCCATACCCACTGTCTTGTTGCTCTCCGTAGTTCGTCTTCTTCCCATATCCACTAGATCCATACTCATCAGAGTCCGTCCTTCGCCCATAACCTGACCCGTATTCTGAGTTCCTCGCCTCGTCATCGTTGTTTCTTCTGTTCCTTGATCCATAATCCGATGCAGGTTTACTCCCATATCCACCAGATTCATATTCATCCGAGTCTGCCTTTCGTCCGTAACCGTAACCAGACCCGTACTCCGAACTTTTCTCCTCGTATGAACTTTTCCTTCCATAACCAGAACCGTATTCTGAGGTTTCCTCCTCCTCATCATTTGTCCTTCTGTGCCTTGATCCATACTCATCGGAGTCTGTTTTTCGTCCATAACCAGATTCACCATACTCACTTTCTCCACCATAACCTCCTCCACTTGGACGATTCATCCCAGAATTACGACGAGGATTCTCATCCCCATCCCCATCCCCATCCTCATCCCCATCCTTAGATGGACGGGAACGTGACGGACGAGAGTTGTGCTTGGGCTTGGGCTTAGAATAGCTCTGGTACTCGTTATCAAGAGCTTCATCAGCATAGGCAGAGGGTTCAGCAGAGGAAGTGTAATGAGGACGATCATAGTCGAAATCATCGGATTCCGACGTGGGAGGATAGCAAGTCTCATCGGAAGGTGGAATTGGCCGGCCATATGTCAATGAGATATCGTAACCACCACCATACGGAGTCTCATCATACTCATCAAATTCAGGGACATCGTCACTTTGACGGTAGCCTTTTGGGTAGTAAGACATTGTTTATGGTAATTCTTTCCAAGCTTAATTTTAATTTCCTCTTTGATTAGAGATGTGAGAAGGTGGAAATGCTAACAAGAAATATAagcagttagttagttagttgaaACAAAACATAAAACGGGGAAAGTCGTTTGCAAGTTGTTTGTATTGGGAAACACAAAAGGTTGTTATTTGCCAAGGATCCGCACTACACGGCAGCCTGCTAAAAGACCCACTTTCAAGATTATTTTGTGTTTGGTAAGTGTAAGCCAACATTACTTGGAGGTATTACAAAACCCTATTGTTACATCTATTACTAGGGAATACCATCTGGATTATTTtgtcttaaaaaaaaattgaagttcgAAATGTGATTTTAGTTTTCTTCGGTCATAAATCAACTTCTATGTGAAATAGGGTTTGAGCGAGCATTTACCGTAATATAACTGAGTCATACATCAActtctcaaaaaagaaaaaaaataaaattgtcacGCATGAATTGAATTATGGTCATCAATTGGCATGGCAACGACAGTTGCCACAGGGTTGTCTGGTATGCAACATCAAGTGAGATATCTCAggattaagtttgaaattaggATATATATTGATTTAATTGACGATTTAAGTTTATCCTGATATAAATGAAAATTCATGTgagcattttaatatttttgttaaatatgacTCTTAATAAAATGTTTTTTGTACTGCATATTAAGTGACTTTCTGTTACATTGCTTTTTAGTGGCTAAGTGACTTTCTGTTACATTGTTTTTTAGTGGCTTTATAAGTTACAATGACTATTGTAACTAGGGGCTTTgagttgtaggtgacaaaagagttttaaaatgaggtgtaggtgatacAAGTCTTAAAAATTAAGTGGAGGTGACAaatactttattatggattaagaaagttgggtaagtttgagaatagctcagaaatttttaaatttacattttgatccaaatgtttacctaatataatgaaaacggaggaaaaaaatgtgtgtttctctctcttctcattcgtTGTTGTTTTcactctcttagcgatttttgttgttcattgctgctgctactttattcatcattttttgcttcattatcatcttcatcttcttcttgttgatcattgctattgttgttgttgttaccgctactgttgctatttgaccaatttcttaggtcaaattttgtttcgaacaacactttccactttggcattacttcataggagactttgaaaagtcaaattatgatttttagttgaattgttcatctgggtaactgctattgtgttgttttttcaataatagatagcacgcgaacatgaatgcaacataagagccatctgtttaaacagatcaatcatctgttgcgacagatgaaacatctgtttcaacggaagactcatatgttagattcatgtttatggttctatagtgccgtaacatgaatcgaacagatgggtcatctgtttcaacatataatccatctgttacaacaaattagttatctggtacaacatgataaatatctgttgcaacaaaacctgaactcgattccaacagacgtgttgtctgttgcaacagggtacatatctgttgcaacatattattaacctgttgcaacagaacatgaactcgattccaacagacggtaaatatctgttgcaacatattagtaacctgttgtgatagaacctgacctcgattCTAATAGATCATCGTCTGTTgtaacaggtaagtcatctgtcgcaacaggttaataatttgttacaacatgtcactcatctgttggaatcagctctAAAGGTgccttagtactgtaacatctatcccaacagaCACTTCatgtattgcaacagatatatagtttgttgcaacatatgattcacctgttataacaaataattcatctgttgaaatcagcttcaggagcgtaacatggatcccaataggtaagtaattTGTTGCGATTGATCACaacagttcttctcaatcgataCAGTCTGGCAATCTTCAAGACAATGGGATCGACTTTTTCAGTGGAATGTCATTTAAGgacaagaaagaactatctaccactttgtttatttcttgcttgaaaaaaaaattcagaataaagaaggtgattaattcgagcagtgtctttagctacaaatgtgctaatccgaatgacaagtggtggttgagaatggtgaagtacgtaagttctgacagattcgtcattcataaacatgaaaagcatcagacatgtggttcagagcacatcttgggccaaaatcctcatgccacggcaaaggtcctcagtgaatatttcaagagtagtttccccgatggcaaaggccttTCTATAAGGGTtatgtccaatcaactccttacagaattgggtgtcctggtcagttattggaagatatatacggccatggggattgccaaggacttggttaggggaaCACACAAGCATAGGTATGCAGTCTTAGATGCCTACCGTTATTTGAGTCCACAAATTCCgaaagtaagacggcattgcatgttgatgaaaatgaaaggttcaagtgtttttttgtatcctatggtgcttggattcaaggttttcgacatttgagaaaaggcatagccgtcgactgtaccttcttgaggagcacgtataatggagttctgctagcgacAGTAGTGTAGGATGTgaagaatcacatctttcctgtcactttttgtgtagcggacaaggaatgtgatgcctcttatgaattttttttaacaactgcGAAACTgtgtcgaagataccgaagagttgtgttttgtttcagataggcatccaagtatttcaaagatgggttcaattttcttcacttcagcttactttggttgttgcatcaggcatcttggagagaacattcggaccaactatcacaatgaaagggtcgtgacccttttttatagagcagctaaagcatatagtagagaggagtttttagaccatttcaatcaaataatggatgTGCATCCCAAGGTAGCAAAACTTCTCGTACGTgtcggtttcgagagatggagtcGGTCATTCTGTCTGGCAGATAgatacattcttatgaatttaatgtcttgtttgagttacaagtttagtatggtgtcgtactaagtgattcttttgtataggtacaatattatgacatcaaacataaatgaattggtgaattcattgtttggcgatgaaatagaatttcccatcaaggctctgtttgaaataataaacaagaagtatggccaattttttaacgaaagaCGTGTGCAGTTCGAGGGTCCAAGAAGAACCCCATTTGTTctcgaaatcaaaaaaataatatcaacaaacatcagtttggggaataggttattatctcataaaatagcataTTACAAATTCaatatcaccggtcatggtgatgttgccacgatcgatcttcaaataagatcttgtacgtgcggagtttttgacttggacaaaataccctgtcatATGCTATGGCAGCGGTTTGAGCTCAATATGGtccaaaatatggacctaaagtttacgagcactcctctcaatattatacggtggaaaaatataaaatggcataTGGGCATATTATTTCGGTGCCTCCCGAAAAATCTTAAATTGTTCCTGCAAAgtttttggggagattaatacttcctccatatattgacccaagcactatcaaaccgggaagaaagccatataagaggaggcgtggagtcggagaatcattttcatcaagaagaaacaagtgctccgtatgtaagcgcACTGGCCATAAAAGAACTAGATGTCcggatcataatccaccatgatcattgtaattgcaaaaacttgtgttgttgtttgttatggacttttatatatttaattccattattgtgaacgtaatgttatcatttattatatataaaatatcttttttaataacttatgcatcaataaaaagaggcaataTGAACTAATTACATAATACAACAGGccacaattattttcaacagattacccatctgtggcaacagatagacattagctggaagaacacaacacaatttcatcaaactagaatgttttcctccaacagatggataatctgctgACAGAAATCCAACcgatctgttccaacagatggtccatctgttgaaagaactgaaatatcaaaattgctattgctagtGGATTCAAAATTGTCCTTACGGCTCCAAcagtcgacatgttaacatgtttagaagaaggaatagacagaatgaaaattaaataagaattaaaaatccaaagtcgaccaataataaatttttcattaaacaaaaaacaaaatacattaggtatagatccgatatagaattaaaaaaaaaacacattctaattattattattatcagcggCAGCATTAttgccagccgaccaatcttcaagaGACAGAAGCAAGGCCCTCCTAAGCTTGCGAATCTCCATGATCATCCAGGCTCTCATGGCAGAAAACTCCCACCGCAGGTCGTGAACCTGCGACTCAAGTTCTTGAACAGTGTCTTGTAGAATTGCAACGTCCCAATTTgcatcagccatatctagaacacgcatgaattgacaaaaaaaaaacataaaagtaaagaaaagagtccgaatgtaatacaatgtatactatgaactggtagatttacacagaaaaaaaacttacctcaacgagaaaggaatatgctctttgaagagaagtggttaaAGATGTAATCCGAAAAGTCAAAATGCAAGAAATGAATAAAAgtagagggacctatttatagaggattgaatttgaatatgttaggcaaaaaggcacgactgttcaggTCCATTGTATTAATACATTCAAACTGctagctttttattttttgtgaaaagacaCGACTTTTTCTTTACATCCAAACTTCTTATCTTTTACAAATGTTTCATAACAatcgttattattgagctgttgcaataAATCGTTTAGgccaaaaggcacgactgttcatgtccattgtattaattacattcaaactgctgGCTTTTTATTTTTCGTGGAAAGATGCGActttcttttacattcaaacttctcaccttttcaaaatggtttgagacttgataacaaccgttattattgagctattgcaatagatcatccatctgtcgtaatagatttaccatctattgcaacagatgatctatcaaaacagatttaccatctgttgcaacagatggattgtATGTGCAACAGAtttactatctgttgcaacatctgtattattttttgtgacagatggaccatctgttggaggagatgttttgatttcttctaacagctgattcatcagttacaatAGATGGAAAATTCAATTCATCAGttgttttaaatgttttagataaaaagtcacaactcgttacctcttttttaatagttatCACGTGTGTGGAGATGGTTAAACGCTGTctgatctattgcaatagatttaccatctgttgcaatatctgtactatctgttacaatagatggaacATTTGttagaggagatattttgattacTTCTAACAGTCGattcatcagttgtaacagatggagagtttgattcatcagctattttgaatgtgttagataaaaagtcatgacttttcacctctttttaatagtcatcacttGCGTGCAGATAAATAAACACTGTCTGACATGTCTTGatagggtaggaagaataaggttcgtgcagatgaatggatccattttcatgcgtgggagttatgtattatagATAAGGCTAccgtgacagacacacataaattataatgattttgtgaatgcaattttttacCGAGTAGACATttatccttcaaataagatcttgcaTTGTACAGTTTAATTTGATAGGTGAGAACTAATAAGGCTGAAGGGTttcaagacggtggtgtcgataccctgttacaatttaataatGGTTTATGCTCATAATTTTTGTGTTAAGTTTAGGAAAACGTTCAAGtatttggcggcagtgtaaatatccaatagtgattggatcgattttaatggctcaatggacttcttaaaaggcctccgaagcctcacactgcaacaaacaatgatggaaccaatagaaattcctctggtccaaatttatatgaatgagTTGCTCGatgagactattatacagcagaagatgcttgggagaatacctgtgcgggaagggagaggtagagaagaccatatatcatctcaaaccctatttaagaggaaacacagagaagcaagtaaggaacttctagcgaatctggccaatgaaattgatataagaaatgaaaaaactgaatgagcttcaaatgtggaagtgtatccaaatataaaaatatgtcagtcgttgaagaaaaaaagaatagtCAAGAAGACTgaagctggtcactttgctagagactgcaactagcgagcatGGCCTTAATGAAGACTAGGACCAGATATCTAAGAAAGCAACTTCGCCAGCACAAGAGATTGATAAGATTTTCATTCAAGAATGAAACCCAAACTAACAACTccagaattaaaaataaaagaagccaagacgtcaatttctgaagtctaacttgcatcccatgccttctgtttgtggctatgatcaggtcaatgtCAGTAGAAACAAATAGGTCTGAAGTTGGGTAGAAATCTCATGCCTTGTTATTTCCACTGTCTTTGACCTGACCATAGCCATAAAAAGAAGGCATGGGATataagtttaacttgagaaattgccaccttagcttgatcctttatttttaattcaggagtagttggttcaggtttcaatccTGAccaacaatcttaccacctttcgTGCTCGCGAAGCTTAAACTTTATAGGTAGGGTCctgtattttgtgggtcttcattcaggccatGCTAGCTAGTTGCAGTCCCCGAACAAAGTGCACAACTCCAGTCCACTTGggcatttttcttttttaagaacgactgatggattttcatttttggatacacttttacattcgcaactcattcagttttttcatttttcatttcaatttcatcagccagtttCGCTCCACTTTTCTTCCTACctattatttcttctttaataaggtctgagttaatatatggtcttctccaccccCATTCCCGCACAAGTATTCTTACAAtaaccttctgttgtataatagtctttGGACTAGAgcaataactatattcacttccattcttgtttccagtagtgcgaggcttcggaggcctttcaaaagtctattGAACCCTTAAAGTCAGTGCAATCACTATTTGAATGTTTACACTACCACCAAAAACcttaacccttctccaaacttgacacataaacattatcaaaatcttcattaaactgtaacagggtatcgacactacctacttggtccctcggtcttaccagttcgaacctaacaattttaactgtaaaatgtcatatcttgtttgaaggattaacgccTGATAGGTAAAGAAtcaatatttacaaaatcattgtactagatgtgtgttttcactataggttgatcagtaatacatacctcccacaaatgaagtggttccatctgcaagcattttattcctccgaacctatctctactctagcctttaatgctggtcgggcAAAAATTGATTCAGTTTTACTTCCTTTTATCTGCAAAcgagagaaatacatttgatgacaaacaagagaagaacaaaaagaatattacaaaagggtaacacaaaattgaatgaatcaacatatgaccaatctgacacAACAGATtcccatctgttcaaccgatgaggcatctattgcaacaaatggatgacatgctgcaacagatgggtcatctattggaataaatcaaaccagccttgctactggtttgatttcttcaaacagttggttcgtctgttccaacagctgattcatcagttgtaacagttgaggaaactattgcaacaccaccaacaacagcatcaacaataaagaaacaacatcatatgttctaacaccatcaacaatacaAACACTACATGTTCCAACATgaccaccacccccaacaacaacaccaccaaagtaacaaacaaaaaacataaaaaaaactataccgACAACAAGACTTTtaaagttctcccaacagatgactttttttcacatattttaataaaaacaacggttcgttcattcaagacttaaaagtcacctttcctttaattttctcaataaataggaaactggtaatgggtaaatcattaataacaacagatgtaaatacctaatttaaataacatacaaaaaaataagacGAGAAGGAAAgtgcaatagtgaaccatacctgtaatgtcaaaaaagcaaagggatcataACATATAGTTcaatcaagaaaagatattgatcggttgagatccgaaaagatcctcatccgaaagaagagagaaaagagaggaaaaaagaagagaaagagagcTGAGAATAAAGAAGTGAGAGTAttctagctatgggtttttaatattcattaataaattttgaggggcacgaggagacggttGTCATACCCTGTTTTGCCTAAGGTCAAAACAAAcacgacattatggactctaaaaagaattaatttaatgtacaaagtcgccacctaatttttaaggaaaataaggaaacctatttatttatttaacaagaTGACTTTATTCTAATCTACGAAACCAaattagattctaggtaagggttcaaattattccgaaggGAAGGAGTCAGGCACCCTTCAAAATCTACAAATGTGGTTCCcggccagacttaggtttattaaaaagaaagaggaaaaattgaTGTTTGTAAGTACAAATACAAAAATGCATattaaaacaatatatacaatttatatgtAAAAAATGTGTAAATTGCATAtgttatcataaaaaatatgtgCAAAAAATGTgcatgaaaataaacaaaatacatgagaatatgtataaaaaaattgaaaagattaaataaagaaaaatttgttcaaatatgaattattctattaaatatctattttaattcttttatataaaTTGTAACGGTCTAAATTTGCCTAACGCATGATGAAAATTGTGTAAATAAACAATATCCctcccaacaccccaaaaataaagatttcactATAGTTTAATATTTGTACAAGTGTGAAAGTATAAAAagataaacataaaaattaaagtcTTCTTTGAATGCTATTCCCGATGAATATTTCTGAGAACCTGtacaaacacttgtaataaaaaatgttagtaacaaataaatgaTTATAAAAGGGCATGTGTAcatatatgtattaaaaaatataatttttattaaaaagcaGGCTCAGGTAAAGTTTTCAAAAAAAGTTATAACAATTTCATCATtgtccaaaatatttattttattacgttttaatatacgtaatatccgtcttttatttgtgAAGGCCTCAAAAATCGACGGAGAATTTTTTCATCGGCCAAAATATTTTAGCACAGATAAAGCAATACCAACATATCACAGAGAAAATAAAATCACTAAGAAAATTAAACAACATAATATTACTTTCAATGGTGGTAGCGGGCTACCGGATCTGGAGTGTGTTTGTCGGGGAGGTCGCCGGATCTGGTTTGGCAGCAGCAGATggtgagagagaaagagagtttagagagagagAATATGAGATGCGAATGATTTTTGTGTTGATCCTccccctttttcttttcttccaatTGTtccaggtatatatatatatatatattgtcccCAAGCGTGTACTAATATTAATATTATCCAAGTAGTCTGCGTGTCTTCAAAGCTTGTCCAAAATTAATCCAATCTGTCTCCAGCTATCCACGTGTGTccaagataaaaaataatccaagatTGTCCTAAAGTTGACCAAGGAAAAATAATGATGTCCTCCTTCTTAATTAGTTtcaagataaatatatatatatatatatatatatatatatatatatattgtcaaagTTGTTGCCAGCCAATGTTGTGTATATATAAATTTCCACTTTAGGTGGGATTTGAAAGAAAGTTGCATAGGTCCCAAGACCAAAATTGTTCAATTGCTCTTATGTGGGGTAGGTAAGGAGGTAAAAAGGTGAATTAATTTTTAGGACAaacaaaattacatgtctacactataaataaataaaattatactgtgcaataaaaaaattatagtgttaTGTTGTGTACGTATGCAAATaactgtgcaaaaatattaaaataataataaactaataaaaattataaaatttataaaaaattacaatatgacgataaatgagtaaaaatcctaaaataattatGATTATCAACAATTGCAAAAAATGTGTGAAAAAATTGCATTTTATGCCATTTATGGAGAgctaaaattgggtgtcaacaactaGCCCCTTTGCGTTTGAAGAtaatgtagaagtcttcaaatgGAACTGTTGACACGTAGCCAATTTTGCACGACAGTCCAGTGTGTCTCGTTGAAAGGTGAACGACCTATTTTGGATGTAACATGTCACTTCGAACGGAGTGACGATCcagtgtctcattgaaaggcagaCGACCTATTTtaaatgtaacatgtcactttgaatgaAGTGAcagtccaacgtgtctcattgaaaggcggacgACCTATTTTAgaatgtaacatgtcactttgaacggagtgacagTCCAATGTGTCTCATCGAAAGGCGGACGACCTATTTTGgaatgtaacatgtcactttgaacggagtgacagtccaatgtgtctcattgaaagaagGATGACCTATTTTGGAATGTAACATGCAGACGACCTATTTTAGAATGTAATATGTCACTTTTCATGGAGTAATAGTCCAATAtatctcattgaaaggcggacgACCTATCTtatgtcactttgaatggagtgatgatccaacgtgtctcattgaaaggcgaaCGACCCAATTTGAATGTAGtatgtcactttgaatggagtgacggtccaacgtaTCTCATTGAAAGGCGAACGGCCCATTTTGaatataacatgtcactttgaatgaAGTGACGGTCCAACGTGCTCATTTAAAGGCGGACGACCTATTttgaatataacatgccactttgaatggagtgatagtccaatatgtctcattgaaaggcggatgACCCATCTTGAATATAACATGTCACTTTAACGGGGTGATGAcccaatgtgtctcattaaaaggTGGACGACCCATCTTGAACGGGGTGACgatccaatgtgtctcattgaaaggcggacgacccatcttgaatataacatgccactttgaatggagtgatggtccaataTGTCTCATTGAAAAGTGGATGACCCAGCTTGAATATAACATGTCACTTGAACGGGGTGATGACCtaatgtgtctcattaaaaggCGGACGACCCATCTTGAATATAACATGTCACTTGAATGAGGTGACGACCTAATGTGTCTCATTGGAAGGCAGACGACCCATCTTGAATATAACATGCCATTTtaaatggagtgacggtccaacatatctcattgaaaggcggacgACCCATCTTGAAtataatatgccactttgaatggagtgacggttcaatatgtctcattgaaaggcagaCAACCCATCTTGAATATAACATGTCAGTTGAACGGTCATACTGAAGTAGGTCAAAATACATAACATGTGATGTTGAAGGAGGTAATGGTCCATAACCTAATAAGATGTCACTCTGAAAAAGGTGACGGC comes from Capsicum annuum cultivar UCD-10X-F1 chromosome 2, UCD10Xv1.1, whole genome shotgun sequence and encodes:
- the LOC107861010 gene encoding uncharacterized protein At5g39570, producing the protein MSYYPKGYRQSDDVPEFDEYDETPYGGGYDISLTYGRPIPPSDETCYPPTSESDDFDYDRPHYTSSAEPSAYADEALDNEYQSYSKPKPKHNSRPSRSRPSKDGDEDGDGDGDENPRRNSGMNRPSGGGYGGESEYGESGYGRKTDSDEYGSRHRRTNDEEEETSEYGSGYGRKSSYEEKSSEYGSGYGYGRKADSDEYESGGYGSKPASDYGSRNRRNNDDEARNSEYGSGYGRRTDSDEYGSSGYGKKTNYGEQQDSGYGYGGKSTSYGRSSYDTTESEGYGTSFERPSYGRSEEEDYRKPSYGRCDNDDEGYGRKKYGDDDSDEDREKKQRHKHRHHRDYSDD